cagataTGATGGAAGTGAATAAGGACAGTCAAGATGAAGCAAAAGATGCTGATGAAAGTGGAGAGAAGCTTTCAACATGTCATCTGTGTGGCAATTTTTTAAAGGAGGGCTTAAGAGacacatgagagttcacaccGGAGAAAAACCCTTCACATGtcaacagtgtggaaagagcttctcaaataaatgtaaccttaagacacacatgataattcacactggagaaaaaccatTCACGTGTCATCTGTGCGGGACGAGTTTCAGCTTTAGACATGTCCTTAGGCagcacatgaggattcacaccggagagaaaccgtACCCATGtcaacagtgtggaaagagttttagatGTACAAGAAGCCGTAATACACACATGAGCactcacaccggagagaaaccgttcacatgtctacagtgtggaaagagtttttcaAATACAAGTGTCCTTAAAAAACACATGAGCactcacaccggagagaaaccatTTACATGTCTAGAGTGTGGAAAGAGATTTAGCAGAATGTGTCTCCTTAAAAGACACATGACAATTCACACCGGAGTGAAACCTTTCATGTGTCAACAGTGTGGAAACTCCTTTAGGAGAATGAGTGACCTTAATACACACATGACAaatcacaccggagagaaaccgtTCACATGTgaacagtgtggaaagagctttACAAATACAAGTATCCTTAAAAGACACATGAGTATTCACACCGAAGAGAAACCGTTCAAGTGTCAACattgtggaaagagttttataGTCTCCCAAAACCTTACTACAcatatgagaattcacaccggagagaagcCGTTCAAGTGtcaacagtgtggaaagagtttcatagACTCCCAAGGCCTCAAgagacacatgagaattcacactggagagaaaccgtTTAAGTGTCATCtgtgtgaaaagtgtttttcaagTAACAGAAACCTTAATAGACAcgtgagaattcacaccggagagaaaccgtTCACATGtcaacagtgtggaaagagttttataGACCCCCAAAGacttaagacacacatgagaattcacactggagagaaaccgtTCAAGTGTCATCtgtgtgaaaagtgtttttcaactaacagaaacattaatagacacatgagaattcacaccggagagaaaccgtTCACATGtcaacagtgtggaaagagttttacagaCTCAAGTAACTTTTAtaaacacatgagaattcacactagAGCAGAACACTTCAATGGATCAATGCAGTAAAGGTTTGTCTACAGATACCTGTGAGGGGACACGCAAATAAAAAGTCTTGCTTGTGAAGTGTATGAGGAAAGAGTTTTTCACAACAGAGCAACAGAAACATCGCTCACAGttaattttttgtataaatagaTATTAGTCCATTTGAAGAGAACATCAAACATCAGTTTTCTCTTACGAATTAATAGCAATGACCTTAGCACTACATTTGGTTGAAGAAGTTCAACTGATCAGGTCAGTGAATTGCACGGATTCTTTATCTGCTTTCAACAGTTTAACAAGCGGAACCTCTATAACTAGGCAAGATTTGATCTATGATTTTgatctttctttttaaaacaagacaagCTGGAATTAGCATCAACTTTATTTGGATACCGGCACATTTGGGTATCAGAAAATGAAGAGGTGGCTAGTTTGGCAAAACAGGGAAAAGGAGTGCGACAATGGAAAGAAAGGTAGACATTAATATGGTATCCAGGGTAAAGTTGGtttaaaaagaatgaaattTGGAAACAGCAGAAAGGATGTCTTGATATCAATCAATGATGTGTATTGGGCATTGTCTAGTTGTAGGCCTGGTCCTGCCGATGGTCCAAGATCTGCGTTGTGTAACAGTAGACATGGAACAACTGGAAATGTTGCTGATGGAGATTTTATTATGGGGCCTTTAGATGGCGCTTGATAGATTAAAGAGAGTTCAGCATTTTTCACCTCAAAGTGCaataacacatcaaaacaaaggATCCGTAGGACATAACGTGCAAAATTATtcgttaaaaacatttatctaGACATACAAAAGAATGTCCTGCATTAAGAAAAcgttttgtctgtgtttttcacCTGCACAGATTgaagtcatttattattaaaatcacaACGTTTATTGGCGTGTGCGCACACACATCCTCAAACCACTGTACTCGGTAATAAAGGCAAACACGAGCCTctcttttaataaaaacccTATTGACGTGTCTGCAGCAGCCATGTATTTTGACATGACTAGCTAAATATGTCACATGTTTTGCAGTGCTTCGCATTACTGCTCCCCCTGAAGAGGAGTCGCGGATCGCCACTGGTGTGAAAACTTTACAATAGAAAGTGGATTTCATTACAACAATAACACACATCTCCAGCAGTGGTGTGTGGTGGACTTGAGGAGGCAGATTTCTATTCTACCCTAACTCTTTCACCAAGTGCATTCATCAGTAAaccattcatttcatttcagtgtTTAAGTGTAAAATATTCCTCTTTTTAATTATCCCAAGTTCATTACAATATGTAGGCTActcatgattttttattatcGCTGGTTTGGCAAATGGTACATCAACACCACCTTCATCTTCCTCTGGAACTCTTGGGATTTCCTTTATGAGCATCACATCATTAACAATACCATCAATTTAATTATCAGCAGTCCCAGAAATACTCAAAGCATTTAAGAGATCTAATCAAATAGTTGTGACTTACTTTAGCTCTGCTgctatatttgttttatttttagtgcatgatttgtcatagtcaggtaagatccattttcaggattgtcacatccataacgcttcatattcctcataaatggacgcatgaaaatgaatataaagaaactattttaGAGACATCCCtcctccattcattgggtattatcgTTAAGaaaagtgcattttattttgcagaaatcCTGCAAAGTTTGTCGTACCCAAAAAACACGTCCTTTGGACGTCCATGTTTATTTCCATCttttatgaaattatgaaagactgtcattttttgatgtttagactctatcaacaagggttcattGAAATATTAACAGATGTGGTttaatataatcgtaacaaattcattctctgagcattttttatGTCTCGTCCATAACTCAAAATGTCTCGTCCatatccataacgctggaattgtaCTGATGTATTATTTGATTGGTGGACGTCAAACCGTCTGACTTTCTTACTGGCTAAATGCAAGTTTGAATTTTGTCTTTAGATAAATGCCTGCACGTTTGCCGTCATCTCTGATTAAAGAAAGACAATTTAACTCGAACACTCTTCACATGTTCAAGCGTAGCTGGTGTTgtccacaaacacactctgtGTCAGACTGAATCTCAGGTTCAAAGGTCACTCGTGTGTCTCAGTGGGAATGGTTGGATGTGAGGAACAGACAGCGGGAGGAACAGGACGTCTGATGGAGAGCAGGGTGATGGAGGAGGTGAATTATCAGGAAGCTTCAGAGGGACGTTCAGCAGACAGTCTCTTTGAGTTAAGGGCGGTAAGAAGTGTGGGCGTCGGTCTCTTCTTGTTGACCCCTCCCCTTTACCTAAAGGCGCTGCCCTGTTGCCACGCCCCATCGGTTTGATCTCCATCTGTCCGATCGAGCAGCTCTGGTGTGATTCTTCCTGGTCTGTTATTTCTAAACACTGTATTCTCTGACTGATGTCTGGAACTTGATCTGTGTTtgctcttttatttctttttattctcgTCCATCtcactttctgtctctctctcctccaaacTTCTTCATAGAAATattctgtgtctttgtgtctCACAGGAGATGTGATGCCGCTGTGATGTCGGCGTGAACCATCAacctttctgtctttctctttcagtCTTTTAGGACTTTTTTGTTCTTGAGGCAGAGTTTGTATGTCAGATGTTTTATTCACCGTCAGAGGCTCCTCTTGTGTTTTTCCAGTGAAAGCAGAGAATGGGTTTGTGTGATGTTGATGGTTTTTCCGTCCTCCGCTCACAGCAGAATCAGAGAGAAACCGGCGGCCGGGACGTCCCATCCAGAGATGATCAGATGGACCAGCAGCGGTGGATGTGTTTGAGGTGTCGTGTACAAACGAACGCAGGCGACGGTGGGGGGGTAAACCCGTCAGACCCACCGAACGGAAGAGAGGAGCGGGCCAGAGGGAGACTACATGATGCTTTCTGACAGCATCACTAACTCTTGTGATCCTCCAGCGGTCTGGAGTCTCTTCCATGTTGAGTCTCAGTCTGAAGCGAGAgaaatatcttttgtttattACACCGAAACAACATAATCAGAttagtaaatgtaaacataaatgtaaacaaaatgttttcaaaccCCCCAACCACGTTCagtattacattacatttacaaccACTCAGGTAGCAAAGATATTTGATGTTATAGAGAATCAGTTTACTTTTAACATGAGGCGAGAGTTAATGTCAtgtcacacaacaacacaaacactgaaaatgagaaaaaacatcaGTAAGAACTTCAAGAGATGAGATGAAGAGAGGAAGAGATGAACGTCTGAAGACACAACATTTATCTGATGATAATcagaatgaaacagaaatgtgaaCTTACTGACTGATGCTACATCTGTTATCAGACACACATCAGCATCTGTTGCCACGGAGTCCAGCAAAACCAGTCAGCACTCTCTCCTTCTCTGTGTGTCTGACTGACACTCGTCCGTACTAACTTTCTTTTTACTGCTCTCCCTTCATTTCAGTCTCTCtacgtgtctctctctctctttcatctcATACCCTTCACCAGTATGAAGCTCAGTTTGTCTCTTTTCATCTGTCCATCAATAATAAAAGAAGTGATTGACAGTAGggctgaagctctgaccagcccTGTGATCTCAATCATTTACACACTGACAACACAGATAAGATTGCGTCATTTTTGTGTTACTGTTTCTACTTACAAAAGAATCTCGAagtacatttatacagatgttTCATTTAGTATgaagtttataaaaaataaataaaagcaaattgtgTATGATGAGAGTGTCTGTATTTTAGTGAgctaaataaaatcattttcaaagctGTGATCAGagctatttaaatgttttgtgagttttattaatgtttgtgACCCCGTACAACAAAACCTTATCtgggtacattttttaaattgagatccATACAGcacctgaaagctgaataaatgagCTTTCTATTGGTGATTTGTTAGGATCGGACAATATTTGGCTGtgattcacttttttaaaactCTGTATTCTGAGGGTGCAATCAAAATACTGAGAAaatctttaaagttgtccaaatgaaGTCCTTAGCGAAGCATATTACTCACGAAAATaagtttgatatatttacaaaatatcttcatggaacatgacaTATAATCCTTATAATATTTGGAACCAAAGACAAACTGATCATTTTGAGCCATACAGTGTTTTGTTGGCTAATCATAATCTCTATTCTATTTGTACATGTTTATCAAACACTACATTGTTCCAGATCTGTGCAGTAGCTCGCTGCAGTTCCTCTCCGCGCCGCACTGCGCCGCTGTTACGTACAAACGTCTCCTCGCGATCGGAAGCGCGTCAGTGGTCCGTGTGACCAGACGACTTCACATCTCACGGTAAgactttatattatttatttcattaattatTCGCGTAAGAACGCAGATAAAGCAGAATTCTTCACACGAGGTGCATCACATATGCGTTTAGTAACTGACATGACGTATTGAAGCACAGACGTGACGTGACGCACATTGAAAGTCACACGGAGGTTAAAATCACATTCTTACACATAACAGCAGTTCACTTTGGAGTTTTTTTCACTGCTGTAACTGTGATATTTGTTGTGAAACGTATTGTCTTACTATAGTAACCATAGCGTAACGCTGATATTCGTGGTTTAAAGCAACTTGAATACCAACAACATTATTACACTTTTACTGTAATTAAAACATGCTTCATTTTCAAAAGCGGTTAACCGCCATAAACACGCAACTAAACACAGTTGTGTGATTTTACTGTTAATAtctatttctctttattttgatGTGTAAAGCATTATAAATTGTAACATACTaatgtttaaattacaaatactGTCTTTATTTTCAAGGTACAGTGAAAACtgttgagtgtttgtgtttccATGAAGTGTGACAGACTGTtggaaataaatatgaaaaagagataaaccctcaaattaaagcaaTGACTGATGAtagcaatgtttttttctttcagattaatttattatgatgtttatttatttatttttcagctattacaaaatatctttattacaAAAATTACACTTGTGTCATTATTGATGATGTCGTCATGTCCTTGTCAACCTATGTGATCATCAGAACATGAGGAGTAAAACTCAAATGCTGAACTGCAGGAGAGTGAGCGGAGAGCTTCTTTACTCACTATTGTCTCTCTGTGGTCTCAGATGGCGTCCAGGCTTCTCATGCGGAGAGTTTGTTCTGTGTCAGTGAGAGATTTCTGCCGTCGACCCGTCACTGTCTCGTCCTCTTCATCATACTCTTCCTCTCTGACATCATCTCCTGCCGTACAGGCGTTCCTGACGCGCTCTCTCCCGCGTCCTCTCCTTCACACCAGAAGTGTTTCCTTTAATGTTCAGGACCAGGAGGACTTCACCGACCGAGTCGTCAACAGCGAGCTGCCGGTGCTCGTGGACTTTCACGCACAGTACGTACACTACATCACATGGATTGGATTTATTAGACAAAGAAGtaaaatacaatcatttttcaaggataaaaacagaaagtttaaatacaatttatttccATTGTGGTCCTTGATGTAACATCATAACACACTGACTGAATGCTTTTGAAATCCACTTCTTCACTCACACTGTTGAATCATTAATTCTGGTTTTTGACTTTGCAATTGTAAATGGTATGTAATCTGAAGGAATAATTGCCACTACAACATAatgtcaatatttaataaaggtTGATGACAGGGGTCTGTGTATGAGtcgttgtgtgtttgttgttagGTGGTGTGGTCCCTGTAAGATTCTCGGCCCACGGTTGGAGAAGGCCATCGCCAAACAGAAGGGTCGAGTGACCATGGCCAAAGTTGACATTGATGAACACACAGACCTCGCCATTGAATACGGGGTATGACACACTTCACATCTGCTCAAAACACTTTAATGCACATCGGTCAGAGAGTGTAGGAACTAGAGTAAGGAAGTGTGTGAtacacagacaaacatttttCCTTTAGGGCTGGAGAGCATTGAAGAAAAAAGGATAACTTATGAAATAATACCATTTGTTAATGCtgcaattttgaaaaaataataataaaaaattacatttgtctCTCTGTTATCTGCATCCCCCTAAAACCtcactttttttgcttaaacTAAATTCAATATCTTCTTGCAGCCCTAGTTCAAATGATTCATAATCTCACCAGAGTACAGATATTTGAGttgatttgaaaaatgtgttggGTTCTTCTATTTGTCTCATTTAAGTTTTGATTTGCTTTGTTCATTTTACCTTTCAACATCATCCCAGAAGTCCCTCTCGCCCTGTTTGGTCTTCAGCTGAATACAGCACACTTTTCTGAATTCTGTGTGATTtgacacaaatgttttaataatccGTATATGTTGCAGGTGTCGGCCGTACCCACCGTCATAGCCATGCGAGGTGGTGATGTCATCGACCAATTTGTGGGCATCAAAGATGAAGACCAGCTGGATTCTTTTGTTGAGAAACTGATTGGACAGTGAAGCTGTCAGTCACTGCCCCACTCTTGATCCCGCCCACCTGCCAtttatgacacacacacagctggaacgtctttgtttcatcagttcttcagcttttattgtgttgttattaactgtgtgtgtgtgcgcgtgtggtGTTTGACTTCAGTTTGTAATCTGACTCTCCGTTAGAGGGTTTGGGGCAAGTGCACAGAGTTTACCGCCGTATGTTGAAGTAAAGTGAACTTTGACATCCTGTAGctgcttttcttttctttggaggcatttaaaggggtagtttggacaaaatatttcatcatttattcattctcacATCATGTCAAGATGAGTTTCTTTCCTCtgctgaagacaaaagaagatattttgaagaacattgaaaACCAAACTGCCTCATTGACTtctactgtatgaacacaaaacctcaaaatatcttcttttgtattccactgaagaaagacttgCAATCGTGTTTATACACATGgtatagaaaataaatgatgagagaattttgattttttgtaaaaatctttCATCTGATATCGGAATAATGGTGTTCTTCATCTGTCCACGCGAGGGCGCTCTTCCCTCACTACTACACAGCTGTGTGAATCtcatgaaaaaagacaaaattatattttgctgaAAGAAAAAGAAGCCTGTTATTAGAAGCATTAGACGTTTTTTGTATAactgttataaaataaacaatatatatgtGTCATAGTAGAATTTCAATAGGCTTCATTTTCTCACAGAAAGTTTAATGTCTTGATTTTGGGATTGGACTCTGTTCTTTTACACCCTATTAATgtgaacatgtttttcttttctttccaaTGTGACCGTGACTCTCCAGCAGGTTGCATGAAGACGGTAATGGATTTAGATTTGACCCCGTATAATCTGTAAAATGACCAATCatcaataaaaatatcaataatgtTGAACGGACAGACTGTTGAATGATGTTTAGTCATGTTGAGATTATCCTTTTTATATTTCTCTGGACTGAATCTGCTGGTTTTACAGGAGAGGTGGATTCAGTTTTATCTGCGCCCGAGGCTGTTTTGAGGTTAAAGAATTGTGTACTGAATGAATTCTCTGCCCTGGACATCATGCAGGCACGAGAAACATGTGCGTCTAACAGGTTTACAACATAAAAGCCCTTTATGTGATTTACAATGATGTGTTGCAAAAGTTGCTTTTATCTAGTCTCTTATTATCTGTTTAGAACAATACTTTTGATGTTCCTCATAACTCAAACTGTACAAAGCATTACATTTCCTTGTAGAGAATAATATAAAGTGTATACTGACTCAATagatgtacatttttgtttacagttatttgtctcacagtttattatttactttctgtgtcatatatgttttatttgataaaatctCACCGTCGAGTTCTGGCATATGCACCTTTCAAAGCatttctcttgtcatttctgtcTGTTCAACATGAGTGGTTTAGTATGTTGTGTGTCACGCCCTGACCTTTCACCTTTCAACTCTTATGACAATACACCCACATCTCTGGAACATAATCCCACAAACCCACACACGCTTGTTAATCAGCGTGACATGTTTGTTTCTTCTTAATTCCGTCTCATCTTCAGACGTTTCTCAAACATCTGTGCTTAAAGTATCCCGTGGTGACTATTGTTTATCAGCTGCATGATGTCATCCAGCAGAACTCCCCGACCCACCAATCACGGCCTGCTATTACTCCACCACTATGACGTCATCGCGCTCCAGCCACAAGCACTTCCTGTCAGAGAAGACCGGAGCAATCAGAAGAGTCAAAGATCTCAAAATGAACTCAAACTTCTCTCCTGAAAGGCCAAACAATAGATTTTGAACtttatatgttaaatatgaaaaaaagaatacattttatgtataaaacatgTCAATCTTATAGTAAAACTGTATAATCTTATTGCATGTCATCAAACGACTCGACTGAGCAATAGACGTGCTTTGGatactgttgtttttttgcCACAGGAAATGAGATCTACGTCACACGATCTTTGTCATTATTAGGTCAGCTCAGGGCTCGTGGTACCGCGGTAAACACGGTACAGAAAGGTGTTTTCTTGCGTTGCTCCTCAAATGTGACAAAAGAGGGACCAAAACGAAACTCTACACCTCTTTCGCCCAATAACATTAGACCACGcctcctttctctctctgtgaccATATAAGGCAAAAAGAGTGCGCGAGTGAGACAGAATTCCTCTGCTCTTGTTCTCTCGTCACTTTCTTCTGGTTCTTGTGTTATGATTTTCTCTTCTGCTCTCAGACTCGATCTGTTGTTCAGAGTGATTTTAACATCTGATGTGGTTCATGCACGACATAATCGCCTCCAGAAGTGGACGATATAGCTCTTTAATAAAACTGATGactaaaactgtttttttacgTGTGTCACGCTGTGCTACAGAGCCCAGATGTTAACAatgaggctgtgtgtgtgtgtgtttattttgctgTACATTTTTGGACAAAACTGCTCCCCAGAGGAGCGTTTAACTCTGCACAACACAACGTGTCCTTTTAGCTCCGGGGTTTGagattctttcattatttattcacctcaATGTCACGTCAATTCtgtgtgagtttctttcttcgtccgaacacaaaagaagacatttaaagaatgttgatgatCATTGTGTGTGAAGACAAagccaccgagacatttctcaaaatatcttcttttgtgttccactgtaGAAAGACTGGCACACAGGTGAGGGGGGTGCACGATGACAGAGTTTAGATGTtgtttaggtgaactgtccctttaagatccCGCTCAGAGGTGTTGACAGTAAACATGTGGTATTATTTGATACTTGAACGCGTTAcgcccacaaacacacatcagtcTCTTCTTCTGCTGTGGAGTTGACGTGACTGCTATGCGGGGGCATATTTCTTTGTGTGAGGGAGGCAAGATTTCACAAGACAACAGGAGGAAGTTTTCCAGAAAACCTC
This region of Triplophysa dalaica isolate WHDGS20190420 chromosome 7, ASM1584641v1, whole genome shotgun sequence genomic DNA includes:
- the txn2 gene encoding thioredoxin, mitochondrial, with product MASRLLMRRVCSVSVRDFCRRPVTVSSSSSYSSSLTSSPAVQAFLTRSLPRPLLHTRSVSFNVQDQEDFTDRVVNSELPVLVDFHAQWCGPCKILGPRLEKAIAKQKGRVTMAKVDIDEHTDLAIEYGVSAVPTVIAMRGGDVIDQFVGIKDEDQLDSFVEKLIGQ